The Myxococcales bacterium genome includes the window AGGCGCTGCGGCGCTACCCGTCGGCCGGCGATCACGATCACGCCAGCACGCGCGCGGGCACCAACGCGCTCCTGCGCATCTGCGCCATCGGCGTGGCGGTGGCGGCGCCGTTCACCGCGATGGCGTTCCTGTCGCCGTCGGCGGCGCTGTTCTTCGTGCTGGTCTTCGTCGTCAACGTCGGCATCTTCCTGTCGACCTCGCCGGTCAACGCCGTGCTCCTGCGCACGGTTCCGCCCGAGCTGCGCGCGGCGTCGATGGCCTTCGGCATCTTCGCGATCCACATCTTCGGCGACCTCGGCTCGCCGCCGGCGGTCGGGCTCTTGCTCGACCACATCGACATCGTCGCGGCCATGCTGACCTTGCCGGTGGTGATCGGCCTGGCGGCGGCGCTGTGGTGGCCGCGGGCGCGCGAGGCCACGGGCGATCCCTGAAGGGCGCCGCCGCCTTGCGCTGGCGGCGCGGACCGTCTACGCCTCGGGCCATGCCCAACCGCCTCGCCGGCGAGTCGTCGCCCTACCTGCTCCAGCACCGGGACAACCCGGTCGACTGGTACCCGTGGGGCGCCGAGGCGTTCGTCACCGCCGCGCGCCTCGACAAGCCAGTGTTCGTCTCGATCGGCTACGCCGCCTGCCACTGGTGCCACGTCATGGCCCACGAGAGCTTCGAGGATCCGGCGATCGCGGCCTTGATGAACGAGCTCTACGTCAACATCAAGGTCGATCGCGAGGAGCGGCCCGACGTCGACACGCTCTACATGAACGCGATCCAGGTGCTGGGCGAGGGCGGCGGCTGGCCGCTGTCGGCGTTCTGTCTGCCCGACGGGCGGCCGTTCTTCCTCGGCACGTACTTCCCGTCGCAGGACCGCTACAACCGGCCCAGCTTCAGCAAGGTGCTGCGGGCCATGGCCCAGGCCTACCGCGAGGAGCGGCCCAAGGTCATGGAGAACGTCGAGGGGCTGGTCGAGGGCCTGGTCCAGGTCGATCGCCACTACCGCGGCCAGCCGGTCGCCGGCGGCAGCGCCAGCGCGTCGCTCCTGGTCGCGGCCGGGCGGCAGATCGTGGCGCGGTGCGACCTCGAGCACGGCGGCCTGGCGGGCGCGCCCAAGTTCCCGTCGAGCTCGGCCCACGAGCTCCTGGCCCGGGTGGCCCGGCTGGGCTTCGGCGCCCCGGCCCAGGACGCGTTCGTCCGGTGGGCGGACAAGATGGCCGAGGGCGGCCTCTACGATCACCTCGGCGGCGGGTTCGCGCGCTACTCGGTCGACGAGCGCTGGGCGGTGCCGCACTTCGAGAAGATGCTCTACGACAACGGCCAGCTGCTGGCGGTCTACGGCGACGCCTACGCGCTCACCCGCGGCCCGCGCTACGCCCAGATCATCGAGGAGACCGTCGGGTACCTGGCGCGCGAGCTGTCGGATCCGGCCGGCGGGCTGTACGCGTCGCAGGACGCCGACAGCGAGGGCGAGGAGGGCAAGTTCTACGTCTGGACGCCCACCCAGGTGCGCGACGCGCTCGGCTTCGTCGACGCGCTCCAGCTCTGCAAGGCCTACGGCGTGACCACCGCCGGCAACTTCGAGCACGCGACCACCGTGCTGGCGCGGACCACGCCGCTCGGGGACCGCTCCGACGAGGCCCACCTCGCCGAGCTGCGCGCGCGGCTCCTGACCGCGCGCCAGGCCCGGGTGGCGCCGGCCACCGACGACAAGGTCCTGGCCGGCTGGAACGGCCTGGCCGTGACCGGGCTGGTGCGGGCGTGGAACGCGACCGGCCACGCGCCGGCGCTGGCGCTGGCCCGCCGGGTCGGCGACTTCTTGCTGGCGCGCATGATCGACGGCGATCGCCTGGCGCGCGTGTACAAGGCCGGCGCCACCAAGCTCGACGGCACGATCGAGGACTACGCGTTCGTCGCCGCCGCGCTGTTCGACCTGGGCGAGGCCACGCTCGAGGCCCGCTACTGGCAGGCCGGGGCGGCGCTGATCGGCGCGATCCGCGCGCGCTTCTACGACGACGCCGACGGCGGCGTCTTCTGCCTGACCGCGTCCGACGATCCCGAGCCGCTGATCCATCGGCCCGAGTCGCACCACGACGGCGCGATGCCGTCGGGCGCCGCGGTCGCGGTCGAGGGCCTGGTCCGGGTCGGCTACGTGCTCGACGACGCCGACGCGCTCGCGAGCGCCGAGCGCTACCTCGACCGGCGCCTGAGCTCGGGCGCGCTCGGGCCGCTCGGGGCGGCGCGGCTCCTGTCGGCGCTCGATCTGTTCCTGCACGCCCAGTGCGTGGTGGTGACCGAGGGCGCCGGCGGCGACGAGCTCCTGGCCGCGGCCCGAGCCGCGTACGCGCCGGCCCGGATCCTGGTCGGCCCGTGGGCCGCGCCCGCGGTGGTCGCGGGCAAGGCGCCGCTCGACGGTCGGGCCCAGGCCTACGTGTGCCGCGGCCCGGTGTGCGCCTTGCCGCTCACCGAACCCGCCGATCTCGCTCGGCTCCTGGCCGAGCCGCCGGCCGCGTGAACATCGGGGCGGCGACGTCGTCCAACCCCTATCCGGCGCAGGGCGCGCCGCCCGAGGTATCATCCCCTATGGTCCGACCCTCCTCCCGCTCGCTGGCCGTGCTCGCGGCCCTGGCGCTGTGCGCCGGCACCGCCGCCGCCGACGTCCCGGTCCCCGGCAACCCTTGGCCCTGGCCGACGCTCAAGTCCTGGCTCGAGGGCGCGCCGGTCAAGGCGGACACCGCCGGCAAGGTGGTCGTCCACTGGTTCTGCAAGCCCAAGGTCGAGGCCTGCAAGGACGACCTCGCGCGCATCTACAACATGCGCGAGACCGGCACGATGGTCTACGTGATCGCCTACATCGGCGGCACCGCGCGCGACGCCAAGAAGCTCGACCCGGTCCGGGGCGAGGTCGGCGCCGGCGCGGTCGCCTACGGCAAGCCCGTCATCAAGCTGCTGAAGGAGCTCGGGTTCGGCGCGATGCCGGTGTCGATCGTCGTCGGCACCGAGGGCAAGGTCCAGCTGGTCACGACCACCGCGGATCTCGATCAGCTCGACGCCCGCGACGCCAAGGTCGCCGCGCTGGTCAAGGGCATCCACGAGTTCGACACCACCCAGAGCGGGCCGACCGCGCCGATCAAGCCCGGCGACAAGTTCGACGTCGGGGTCGAGGTCAAGCTGGCGACCTGGCTCAACTGGAACAACATGGTGCCCGAGGTGTTCCTCACGACCCTGCCGCCCGACCTCACCTGCGACGCCAAGATGAAGCGCGGCGCCGACGTGACCGTCGACGGCAAGTTCCTCCGGGCGAAGTTCCAGTGCTCGTCGATGGTCAAGGGCGCCTACGAGCTGCGGGCCGCGCTGCGGTTCGGCTACGACGCGCCCAACAAGGCCACCGGCGTCGGCGAGGACAACGTCAGCTGGAAGTTCGTGATCAAGCCGTAGCGGTCGCACCGGCCACGCCGCCCCGCGCGACCGGCTCGACGCCGCTGGCCGCGCACCTCCGGGGGCGCGCCTCGACGCTCCGTGTCCCGACGGCGGATCACGATCAGCTGCATCGGCGGCTGCCCCGCGACGGCGACGTTCCGCTGCTCGGCGCCCGGCATCGGCGCATCGGCGGTCTTGACCGGGACCGCGTCGGCGTACTTCGCCAGCGTCGACGTCAGCGTCGGCCACTGGCCGGTGACGGTGGCGGCGATCTGCGCGCAGCCGGGCACCGCGCGACAGCGCCGCGCAGGCCTCGGCGTTGGGAACACGTCGGCCGGCGCCGGAGCTGACGACGACCGACCGGTTCGCCGAGCTGGTCCGGCGGCGCCCGCGCGGTCAGCGCAGCTTCGCGACCTTGACCCGGGACCACAGCGGGCGGTGATCGGCGGCGAGGTGGCCTGACTCGCTCAGACGATCGAGCAGCTCGTAGGCGGCGGCGACGTCCTCCTCGG containing:
- a CDS encoding thioredoxin domain-containing protein, with the protein product MPNRLAGESSPYLLQHRDNPVDWYPWGAEAFVTAARLDKPVFVSIGYAACHWCHVMAHESFEDPAIAALMNELYVNIKVDREERPDVDTLYMNAIQVLGEGGGWPLSAFCLPDGRPFFLGTYFPSQDRYNRPSFSKVLRAMAQAYREERPKVMENVEGLVEGLVQVDRHYRGQPVAGGSASASLLVAAGRQIVARCDLEHGGLAGAPKFPSSSAHELLARVARLGFGAPAQDAFVRWADKMAEGGLYDHLGGGFARYSVDERWAVPHFEKMLYDNGQLLAVYGDAYALTRGPRYAQIIEETVGYLARELSDPAGGLYASQDADSEGEEGKFYVWTPTQVRDALGFVDALQLCKAYGVTTAGNFEHATTVLARTTPLGDRSDEAHLAELRARLLTARQARVAPATDDKVLAGWNGLAVTGLVRAWNATGHAPALALARRVGDFLLARMIDGDRLARVYKAGATKLDGTIEDYAFVAAALFDLGEATLEARYWQAGAALIGAIRARFYDDADGGVFCLTASDDPEPLIHRPESHHDGAMPSGAAVAVEGLVRVGYVLDDADALASAERYLDRRLSSGALGPLGAARLLSALDLFLHAQCVVVTEGAGGDELLAAARAAYAPARILVGPWAAPAVVAGKAPLDGRAQAYVCRGPVCALPLTEPADLARLLAEPPAA